The proteins below are encoded in one region of Parvicella tangerina:
- a CDS encoding DUF2797 domain-containing protein, whose protein sequence is MRSSLVGDDVQYEFVLYNNLEPGELLPMNEVVGKKIVLEFQHVINCVVTGEKIKKTYGEGMSYEAYMNSPMAVESVLRPELSQIHEGIALRDEEWERKHHLQPHYVYLSKTAGIKVGVTRKTQVPTRWIDQGAVEALIIAETPYRQAAGLIEVALKDYISDKTNWRKMLTNDLMPGELEEAREYLLENVPNDLQKFLKNDEPLRHLHFPVLEYPEKVKSMKLDSTPIIEKKLVGIKGQYLIFEDGTVINIRSHAGYLVNLYA, encoded by the coding sequence ATGAGGTCCTCACTGGTTGGGGATGATGTTCAATATGAATTTGTTCTTTACAACAATCTTGAACCTGGCGAGTTACTGCCTATGAATGAAGTGGTTGGTAAAAAGATCGTTCTTGAATTCCAACACGTGATCAATTGTGTGGTGACGGGTGAGAAAATAAAAAAGACTTACGGTGAAGGCATGAGTTATGAGGCCTACATGAACTCTCCGATGGCAGTGGAGAGTGTTTTACGTCCTGAGTTGAGCCAGATTCATGAAGGTATTGCACTTAGAGATGAGGAGTGGGAAAGAAAGCATCACTTACAACCGCATTATGTGTACCTTTCTAAAACGGCAGGTATTAAAGTTGGGGTAACCAGAAAAACGCAGGTGCCTACGAGGTGGATTGACCAAGGGGCAGTAGAAGCGTTAATTATTGCTGAAACTCCTTATCGTCAAGCAGCGGGTTTGATAGAGGTTGCTCTTAAAGATTACATATCCGATAAAACCAATTGGCGCAAGATGCTGACGAATGACCTAATGCCAGGAGAGCTCGAAGAAGCTAGAGAGTACTTGCTGGAGAATGTCCCCAATGACCTTCAGAAGTTTTTGAAGAATGACGAACCTTTACGACATCTTCATTTTCCAGTTTTGGAGTATCCTGAGAAGGTAAAGAGTATGAAATTAGATAGCACACCAATCATTGAAAAAAAGCTTGTAGGAATTAAAGGGCAATATTTGATATTTGAAGACGGAACAGTGATTAACATTAGGAGTCACGCAGGGTATTTGGTGAATTTGTATGCTTAG
- a CDS encoding T9SS type A sorting domain-containing protein yields MKKIILLVLAVAPLFSLAQHHESATDSPQDLNQILQKEVRMEQKSGAIIWSEDFASGWPAGWITIDSSGICPWVYSTDGTWGYFNGNNGTSGTNDIQSSTASNGFLICDVDSANNVTYGQPSGSNYNYLSTYFEIPPINCATNSSVILEFEQKFRYNNSVSMNVLVSTDSINWTGFDVSGGLANNTISADPDIVTLNLSSIAANQPKVHIRIGWSARVYYWMIDDMVLREGNENDLANLSGYWETGNELLEYYQTPLSQLTPMTFKGAYTNIGNNGIPNVSQEVNVDFGGSSVYSASSTPDTSIVATIDSVTIPGTFTPSSGVGTYDVTWTVSSADSVDLNNADNTTQRDFVVSDLVYARDNGVTTGSIGNFSSNAGQTFKIGNLYETFGSATNCAVYVGISSDATNDGQIIYAEVYRWNATGGTFDFVETTDDYVISSVDLGSVISVPLLNPVDVVAGELYLVVAGHYGGTDEVRFLLCQAVEEQTVYGYRADGSLVYLSSPRAPLVRMKLNSGGVCAESVEENSLANISAYPNPFAEETTIALQLSSATSVIMEIIDLDGRVISTTKFGQLPSGTTPLTIEASSLAAGMYTCRITAGDEVLTERIVVAK; encoded by the coding sequence ATGAAAAAAATTATACTCCTAGTACTAGCAGTTGCGCCTCTATTCAGCTTGGCTCAACATCATGAATCAGCTACTGATTCTCCCCAAGACCTCAACCAAATACTTCAAAAAGAGGTGAGAATGGAACAAAAGTCTGGCGCCATCATCTGGTCAGAAGATTTTGCTAGTGGCTGGCCTGCGGGCTGGATCACTATCGACTCATCTGGTATCTGCCCATGGGTGTATTCAACAGACGGAACATGGGGTTACTTTAATGGAAATAATGGAACAAGTGGAACAAACGATATTCAATCTTCCACCGCCTCAAACGGTTTTTTGATCTGCGATGTAGATTCGGCCAATAATGTAACATACGGCCAACCCTCTGGGTCGAATTACAATTACCTTTCCACTTATTTTGAAATTCCTCCAATCAACTGCGCAACAAACAGCTCCGTAATTCTTGAGTTTGAACAGAAGTTTCGCTACAACAATAGCGTTTCCATGAATGTGTTGGTGAGTACTGACAGCATCAACTGGACTGGTTTTGATGTTTCGGGAGGGCTAGCCAATAACACGATCTCAGCGGACCCTGATATCGTCACATTAAACCTATCATCTATCGCAGCTAACCAACCTAAAGTGCATATTAGAATTGGATGGAGTGCGCGTGTATACTACTGGATGATTGATGATATGGTACTTAGGGAGGGTAATGAAAATGACCTTGCTAACCTGTCTGGTTACTGGGAAACAGGCAATGAACTTCTGGAATACTATCAAACACCCTTATCACAACTGACTCCAATGACTTTCAAAGGCGCTTATACCAATATTGGTAATAATGGAATTCCAAATGTTTCTCAAGAGGTCAACGTGGATTTTGGGGGGAGTTCTGTTTATTCAGCTTCTTCCACGCCAGACACCTCAATTGTGGCAACCATTGACAGCGTTACGATTCCTGGAACGTTTACTCCGTCTTCTGGTGTAGGAACATACGATGTCACCTGGACCGTTTCATCTGCAGATTCTGTAGATTTGAACAACGCAGATAATACCACCCAAAGAGATTTTGTGGTGAGTGATTTAGTTTATGCTCGAGATAATGGAGTGACCACTGGATCAATCGGTAACTTCTCATCAAATGCAGGGCAAACCTTTAAAATCGGCAACCTTTATGAAACCTTTGGTTCAGCAACAAACTGTGCTGTATACGTTGGTATTTCAAGTGATGCAACAAATGATGGACAGATCATTTACGCTGAAGTTTATCGGTGGAACGCGACTGGCGGAACGTTTGATTTTGTGGAAACCACAGACGACTATGTCATCTCTTCAGTTGATTTAGGCTCGGTGATCTCAGTTCCTCTGCTAAACCCTGTTGATGTAGTAGCTGGTGAATTGTATCTGGTTGTTGCTGGTCATTATGGAGGAACAGATGAAGTTCGTTTTTTACTCTGCCAGGCCGTAGAAGAACAAACCGTTTATGGATATCGAGCAGATGGAAGCTTAGTCTATCTGTCAAGTCCAAGGGCACCTCTAGTTAGAATGAAGCTAAATTCTGGTGGCGTGTGTGCTGAAAGCGTTGAGGAGAATTCATTAGCTAATATTAGTGCTTATCCCAATCCTTTCGCTGAGGAGACGACTATTGCTTTACAACTATCCTCCGCAACTTCAGTGATCATGGAAATCATTGATCTTGATGGAAGAGTCATTTCCACGACAAAGTTTGGACAATTACCTTCAGGAACAACACCATTGACGATCGAAGCTAGCTCATTGGCCGCTGGAATGTACACCTGTCGCATCACCGCAGGTGACGAAGTTCTTACGGAACGAATTGTGGTAGCTAAGTAA
- a CDS encoding phasin family protein, whose amino-acid sequence MEQENKELLKKIAYLAIGIFSPDSNHFNEMVDEWIEKGKMTEEEGRKFVEDIMNKAKGVKSDLEKKIMDQGQSFYENIHVATTEQIEALEKRISALEKLHKEK is encoded by the coding sequence ATGGAACAAGAGAACAAAGAATTACTCAAAAAAATCGCTTACTTAGCTATCGGCATCTTTTCTCCAGATAGTAATCACTTCAATGAAATGGTTGACGAATGGATCGAAAAAGGAAAAATGACAGAAGAAGAAGGAAGAAAATTTGTGGAAGATATTATGAATAAAGCAAAAGGAGTTAAGTCTGATCTTGAGAAAAAAATCATGGATCAGGGACAGTCTTTTTATGAAAATATTCATGTGGCCACTACCGAACAAATTGAAGCCCTAGAGAAAAGGATAAGTGCTCTGGAAAAACTCCATAAAGAGAAGTAA
- a CDS encoding ABC1 kinase family protein, giving the protein MGVFKFLIRQVKHINRYNKILRVLVKYGFDDYVAHFKHSGGFLRHLIPKKRIKKAAELNKWERMRLVCEELGPTFVKFGQLLSSRRDLLPAELIEELSKLQDSVPIFPGKKAKEIIDEEFAAFRNEKIVSFEEFPFASASMAQVHKGRLATGEEVVFKVQRPDIRETIEEDIEIMRDLAGILGERLPSIKHFDPVGLVDQFANSIHYELDFIHESINSKRFAYNFKDSKVIKAPKIYSEFTSTKVVTMEFVKGVKPSKSKLAEDAIDNTKEVAKNIATSFFQQVFEYGFFHADPHAGNFIINEKNEIYYIDFGMMGTILKKDREHLGNLLLAIEMQDVKMMMNAISYLTNVVVFENRKSLEYELIEYINKYAYQENFHLQVGQMLTDLTEVMNHHNLHIPSHFFLITRAMFSLEGLVRDLDDEIILMDEIKPIIRARILDERNPVTTGEKIINSMYDLGNYLEEFPADLRQTMKLIRKGKLSVNLKHEGMDPTVKTLNRLGRLLIIVILVSSIILGSSVFILADTDPKLFDIPVYSLIGYAFATFMGLYLLLRLYKNENED; this is encoded by the coding sequence ATGGGAGTTTTTAAATTCTTAATAAGGCAGGTAAAGCACATCAATCGATACAACAAGATCCTTCGTGTTCTGGTGAAGTACGGGTTTGATGATTATGTAGCCCACTTTAAGCATAGTGGGGGATTCCTGAGGCACCTGATCCCTAAAAAACGAATAAAAAAAGCCGCTGAACTCAATAAGTGGGAACGGATGAGGCTTGTCTGTGAGGAGTTGGGCCCCACGTTTGTTAAATTCGGTCAGTTGCTCAGCAGTAGAAGGGACTTATTGCCCGCTGAACTCATAGAAGAACTCTCCAAGCTTCAGGATAGTGTTCCTATATTTCCAGGCAAGAAAGCCAAAGAGATTATTGACGAGGAGTTTGCTGCCTTTCGAAATGAGAAAATTGTCTCATTTGAAGAGTTTCCATTTGCCTCTGCATCAATGGCCCAGGTGCATAAGGGAAGACTGGCAACTGGTGAGGAAGTTGTTTTTAAAGTACAACGACCTGACATTCGAGAGACCATTGAAGAGGACATTGAAATCATGCGTGATCTCGCAGGAATCTTAGGGGAACGTCTTCCATCTATCAAACATTTTGATCCCGTAGGGCTGGTTGATCAATTTGCAAACAGCATCCATTATGAACTTGACTTCATTCACGAATCGATCAACTCTAAAAGATTTGCCTACAACTTTAAGGACTCTAAAGTCATCAAAGCCCCTAAGATCTACAGTGAGTTTACTTCTACCAAAGTAGTCACTATGGAGTTTGTAAAAGGAGTGAAACCTTCCAAATCAAAATTGGCAGAAGACGCCATTGATAACACCAAAGAAGTAGCTAAAAACATTGCCACTTCATTCTTTCAACAGGTATTCGAATATGGCTTTTTCCATGCCGATCCGCATGCAGGTAATTTTATCATCAACGAAAAAAACGAAATTTACTACATCGATTTTGGAATGATGGGAACCATTCTGAAAAAGGACAGAGAACACCTAGGCAATCTTTTATTAGCCATTGAGATGCAGGATGTGAAAATGATGATGAATGCTATCTCTTACCTCACCAATGTCGTTGTTTTTGAAAACCGAAAAAGCCTGGAGTACGAATTGATTGAATACATCAACAAGTACGCTTATCAAGAGAATTTTCATTTGCAGGTTGGTCAGATGCTTACTGATCTAACCGAAGTAATGAACCATCATAACCTCCATATCCCATCTCACTTCTTCCTGATCACAAGAGCAATGTTTTCACTCGAAGGGTTGGTGCGAGACCTTGATGATGAAATTATCCTAATGGATGAGATAAAGCCGATCATCAGAGCACGTATTCTTGATGAACGAAACCCCGTGACAACAGGGGAGAAAATCATCAACTCCATGTACGATCTGGGAAATTACCTGGAGGAGTTTCCAGCAGACCTTCGTCAAACCATGAAACTGATTCGTAAAGGAAAACTTAGTGTCAACCTAAAGCATGAAGGGATGGATCCAACCGTTAAAACACTCAACCGTTTAGGCAGGTTATTGATCATTGTAATTCTCGTTTCCTCAATAATTCTTGGATCATCCGTTTTCATACTAGCCGACACCGACCCTAAGTTGTTTGATATTCCTGTTTATTCTCTGATCGGATATGCATTTGCTACTTTTATGGGGTTATACCTACTGCTAAGACTCTACAAAAACGAAAACGAAGATTAA
- a CDS encoding YifB family Mg chelatase-like AAA ATPase: MLVKTYGSAVYGVDAITITVEVNVSQGIKFFLVGLPDNAVKESHQRIAAALKNNDYRIPGKEITINMAPADIRKEGSAYDLTIAMGILAASGQVSRPDLADHYVIMGELSLDGELRPIKGALPIAMKAKKEGFKGVILPAQNAPEAGIVEDFEVYGANNIKEVIDFFNNVPSMEPITIDVKTLFSESSNLNGLDFADVKGQENVKRALEIAAAGGHNAIMIGPPGSGKTMLSKRIPTILPPLTLEEALETTKIHSVAGMLNPSEGLVTKRPFRGPHHTVSDVALVGGGSNPKPGEISLAHNGILFLDELPEFKRQVLEVLRQPLEDRIVTISRAKITVDYPASFMLITSMNPSPSGEFYDPSNPNGDPEHAVRRYLSKISGPLMDRIDLHIEVQPVPYEKLSDKREGESSAQIRERVIEARKLQEERFKNVEGVHSNAQLSPKLVKKHCKIDAAGEALMKNAMEKLGLSARSYGRIFKVARTIADLQASADIQAKHIAEAINYRSLDRDGWLG, from the coding sequence ATGCTTGTAAAAACTTATGGAAGTGCTGTTTATGGTGTAGATGCCATAACCATCACAGTAGAGGTAAATGTGAGCCAAGGTATTAAGTTTTTCCTCGTAGGACTACCCGATAACGCAGTAAAAGAAAGTCATCAGCGAATTGCTGCTGCTCTCAAGAACAATGACTATCGAATTCCTGGAAAGGAAATAACCATTAATATGGCTCCTGCAGACATTCGCAAAGAAGGGTCTGCCTACGATCTTACGATCGCAATGGGAATTTTAGCTGCTTCAGGTCAGGTGAGTAGGCCAGATCTTGCAGATCACTATGTCATTATGGGCGAGCTGTCGCTAGACGGTGAGCTGCGACCTATAAAAGGGGCTTTACCCATTGCCATGAAGGCGAAAAAGGAAGGCTTTAAGGGCGTTATTCTCCCTGCTCAAAATGCTCCAGAAGCAGGAATTGTGGAAGATTTTGAAGTTTATGGAGCCAATAACATTAAGGAAGTCATCGATTTCTTCAATAACGTGCCTTCGATGGAACCCATTACAATTGATGTAAAAACCCTATTTAGCGAAAGCTCAAACCTAAACGGGCTAGATTTTGCCGATGTAAAGGGACAAGAAAATGTAAAGAGAGCACTTGAAATTGCAGCCGCAGGCGGACACAATGCAATCATGATTGGACCTCCTGGCTCAGGGAAAACGATGCTTTCTAAACGTATTCCAACGATACTTCCACCACTCACTTTAGAAGAAGCGCTTGAGACAACCAAAATACACTCTGTTGCTGGTATGCTCAACCCAAGTGAAGGCCTTGTTACGAAGAGGCCGTTCAGGGGTCCGCATCATACCGTTTCAGATGTTGCTCTTGTCGGAGGGGGGAGTAATCCTAAGCCCGGTGAAATCTCTCTGGCACATAACGGCATTTTATTTCTAGATGAACTTCCTGAGTTTAAACGGCAGGTTTTAGAAGTTCTTCGGCAACCTCTGGAAGACCGCATAGTTACTATTTCAAGAGCCAAGATCACGGTTGATTATCCCGCCAGCTTCATGTTGATCACTTCAATGAACCCTTCTCCTAGTGGAGAGTTCTACGATCCTTCCAACCCAAACGGAGATCCAGAGCATGCAGTAAGAAGGTATCTTTCAAAGATATCAGGCCCCTTAATGGACCGTATTGACTTGCACATTGAAGTTCAACCCGTTCCGTATGAAAAGCTATCCGATAAGAGAGAAGGTGAATCATCTGCTCAAATTCGTGAGCGAGTTATTGAAGCCAGAAAGTTACAAGAAGAACGGTTTAAAAATGTTGAAGGTGTTCATAGTAATGCTCAATTATCTCCAAAATTGGTAAAAAAACATTGCAAGATAGATGCAGCTGGCGAAGCTTTAATGAAAAATGCCATGGAAAAACTAGGGCTATCAGCGCGTTCTTATGGAAGGATCTTCAAAGTAGCTAGGACCATTGCTGATTTACAAGCTAGTGCGGATATCCAAGCCAAACACATTGCTGAGGCTATTAACTACCGCAGTTTGGATAGAGATGGGTGGTTGGGATAA